TGGATGACGCCGTCGACCAGGCGGCACTGGATGCACTGCGCGCCGAGCGCCGTCTGGCCGAAATCAAATTCAAGCGCGCCCAGGATCTGCTCAAACGCCAGGTGATGTCCCGTTCGGAGTACGACGAGGCCCGGGCCAGCTTCGATGCCGCCACCGCCCGGGTCAAGCAGCAAGAGGCTACCCTCCGGCGCAAGGCGATTCGCGCCCCGTTTAGCGGGCGACTGGGTATTCGTCAGGTCAACCTCGGCCAGTATCTGGAACCGGGCCAGCCTATCGTCATGCTGCAGGCGCTGGACCCGATCTACGTGGATTACACCCTGCCGGAACGTTATCTGCCGCGCCTGAGCACCGGCCAGGAAATTCGCGTGCGGGTTGATGCCTATGCGGGTGAGTCTTTCAACGGCCAAATCACTGCCATCGACTCGGGCGTGGATGCCGGCACCCGCACCATTAAACTGCGCGCCACACTGGCCAACCCCGAAGGCCGGCTGCAACCGGGGATGTTTGCCAAGGTCAAAACCCTGGCGCCGGAAGAGAAAACCGTCCTTACGGTTCCCCGCACCGCGATCAGTTACAACACCTATGGCGATTTCATCTATCTGATTGATGAAAATGACCAGGGTGAGACCATCGTCAAACGCCAGCAAATCAAAACCGGCGAGACACGCGAAGGCCATGTTGCCATCGCAGGTGACATTGAGGTTGGACAAAAAATCGTCCGTGCCGGCCTGGTTAAACTGCGTGATGGCATGAAAGTCGAACTCGACAACAGCGTCGAACTGGACGACGACAGGGTCGACACCGAATGAAGTTCACCGATATTTTTATTCACCGTCCGGTTCTGGCGACGGTCGTCAGCCTGCTGATTCTGCTGATCGGGTTACGCTCGCTCGGCATACTGGAAGTACGCCAGTATCCGGAAATGAAAAATACCGTGGTAACCATTACTACGGTCTATCCCGGCGCCAGTTCCGAGCTGGTCAAGGGCTTTGTCACCACGCCCCTGCAACAGGCCGTGGCCGAAGCCAATGGCATCGACTACATCACTTCGACCAGCGCCCAGGGACAATCAACCATCGAAGTCTATATGGAACTGGACTACGACCCCAATGCAGCCGTGTCGGAAATCCAGGCCAAGGTGGCCAGCAAGCGCAATGTGCTGCCGGCCGATGTGGAGGATCCGGTCATCGATTCGAGTACCGGAGATTCCACGGCGCTGATGTATGTCGCTTTCTTCAGCGATACGCTGCCCCGCTCGCATATCACCGATTACGTGCTGCGGGTCACCCAGCCGCAGATCCAGGCACTGGCCGGGGTTGCCAAGGCGCGCCTGTTCGGCGAGCAGTTCGCCATGCGCATCTGGCTGGATCCCGATCGCATGGCCGCCCAGGGCGTCAGTGCCGAACAGGTTGCCGAAGTGCTGCGTGCCAACAACTACCTGGCCGGGATCGGCTCCACCAAGGGCAAGTACGTGGCCATGAACCTGACCGCCACCACCGATGTCAGCGAACCCGAGGATTTTCGCCAGCTGGTGGTGCGCAGTGAAAATGGGGCGCTGGTGCGCCTGCAGGACATCGCTCGCACCGAACTGGGCGCGGAGAATTACAACTCGACTGCCTGGTACAAGGGGATTCCGGCCGCCTTCATCGCCGTGGAACCGGCCCCCGGCGCCAATCCGATCGATGTCGCCGATCGGGTCAACAACCTGATCCCCGAAATCCGTAAACAGCTACCGGAGGGGATCCAGGTCAAGATTCCCTATGACGCCAGCCAGTTCATCAAGAACTCCATCAAGGAGGTCTACAAGACCATCGCCGAGGCCGTGCTGATCGTACTGGTGGTCATCTACCTGACGCTGGGCTCGTTCCGCGCCGCGATCATTCCCGCGGTGGCCGTGCCCCTGTCCCTGATCGGCGCCGCCTTTGTCATGCTGGCGCTGGGTTATTCGCTGAACCTGCTGACCCTGCTGTCGATGGTGCTGGCCATCGGCCTGGTGGTGGATGACGCCATCATCGTGGTGGAAAACATTCACCGTCACATCGAGGAGGGCGAGAAGAAGCTCGACGCCGCGCTCAAGGGCGCCCGGGAACTGGCGGTGCCGATCATCGCCATGACCACCACCTTGCTGGCGGTGTATGCGCCAATCGGTTTCCAGACGGGACTGACCGGCACGCTGTTTACCGAGTTCGCCTTTACCCTCAGCGGCGCGGTACTGATTTCCGGGGTCATTGCCCTGACCCTCTCACCGGTTTTATCGGCCGCGGTTCTCAAGCCGCACGGTAGTGAGGGCAAGTTCGAACAACAGGTGGAGAGATTCTTCAACTGGCTGTCCCACCACTATCACCGGCTATTGAACAGTTCGCTGGATACGGTCTGGGTTTCTGTTCTGGTCGGGGCCGTCATCTTCGCCTCGAATATCTTCATGTTTATCGAAAGCAAGCATGAGCTGGCGCCCACCGAAGACCAGAGTATCCTGTTTTTCAACGGCACCGGCCCGCGTACCGCCACGCTGGATTACCACAAGGCCTATTCGAACCAGATCCAGAGGATCTTCGAAACCTTCCCCGAATACACCGACAGCTTCTTTATTCTCGGCCGCACGCAGGACACGGTGTTCGGTGGCTTCAAGATGGCACCGCAGGATCAGCGTGAGCGCTCGCAAATGCAAATCAAGCCGCAACTCAATGCACAACTGAACCAGGTCGCTGGCTATCAGATCGGGGTCTTTCCCCGGCCCAGTATCCCCGGCGCCAGTCGCGGCCTGCCGGTCCAGTTTGTGCTGACCTCCGACCGGAGTTATGAAGAGATGGTCAATCTGGCCAACGAGATCATCGGCCGGGGCATGCAAAGCGGCAATTTCCTGTTTCTGATGAAGTCCATCGAGCTGGACCGGCCCACGGTCAGCATACAGATCGATCGCGACCGCGCTGCCGATCTGGGGATCAGCATGCGCGATATCGGCCGCAATCTCGGCACCCTGCTGGGCGGCGGCTATGTCAACCGCTTCAGCATGGATGGTCGCAGTTACCGGGTTATTCCGCAGGTGGAACGGGAATTCCGTCTGGATACCGACATGTTGAAGGATTATTACCTGTCGACCGCCAGCGGTGAGCAGGTTCCCCTGTCGAGCGTCGCCAGCCTCGAGCGCACGGTCGAGCCCTCGAGCCGTACCCAGTTCCAGCAACTCAATTCACTGGTTATTCAGGGCAACCTGGCCCCGGGCGTCACCATGGGGCAGGCCCTGGACTTTCTCGAATCCCAGGCCAGCGAACTGCTGCCCCAGGGCTTTGATTACAACTATCTGGGCGAGTCGCGCCAGTACGCCGCGGAAGGCGGCAGCCTGATGCTGACCTTCTTCCTGGCAATGCTGGTCATCTACCTGGTACTCGCCGCCCAGTTCGAAAGCTGGCGCGATCCGCTTATCATTCTGGTCTCCGTACCCGTCTCCACCGCCGGCGCACTGGTCTTCATCATGCTCGGCGTCGCCGACGCCTCGATGAATATTTACACCTGGGTCGGATTGATCACCCTGATTGGCGTGGTGGCCAAAAACGGCATTCTGATCGTCGAGTTCGCCAACAAGCTGCAGATCAAAGAGGGGCTGAGTCGGCGCAAGGCGGTGGAACAGGCCGCGACTGTCCGCCTGCGTCCCATTATCATGACCTCTATCGCACTGATCGTCGCCATGGTGCCCCTGCTGATCGCCACCGGCCCGGGCGCGGTCAGTCGCAGTCACATCGGCATGACCGTGGCCGCCGGGCTGGGGATTGGCACCCTGTTTACGTTGTTCATCCTGCCCGCCGTTTACATGCTGCTGGCACGGGATCACTCGGCGCATAACAAGACGCGCTAAAAGGCCTATCAACAACGACCCGCCATGCGGATAGAAAGCCTTAAGGGGTGAGCCCTGTCAGGAACAGGGTGCGTAGAAGGCACTCTACATGACAATAATACTCTCGCAGAGACGCAGAGTTCGCCGGGAATGAGAGCAACATCAGATTTCTCTGCGCCCTGGCGTCTCTGCGAGAGACAAGGTTCTCATTCTACGGCACACTCTATCCGACTTTATCCAGGGCAGCGGTTTACCAGGGCTTAATTAATGAGGCTCTAGAGCTGATCGAACTTCGACGGATCGATGGCAACCAGTTCGCGAAAGGCGAGACGGGCAAACCAGAAGCCCTGGAACAACCGGATACCGGCATTGCGCAGCCAGCGAATCTCCTCGAGCTCTTCGACCCCTTCGGCCACCAGTTCAACCCCCAGCTTACTGCAGGTATGCACGATACCTTCGACAATCGCCTGCTTGGGGAGCTGCCGCTGGATATCGGAAATGATCTGGCGATCCAGCTTGATGATATCCGGCTGGTATTCGGCCAGCAGGTTCAGCCCGGAATAGCCGGCCCCGAAGTCATCGATCGCCATACTGAAACCCAGCCGATGGCATTCGTTGACGATATCGATCAAATGCTGGTGGTCCTCGACCTGCTCCCCCTCCGTAATCTCGAACACAATCTGATCCGTGGGGAAGTTGTAGGTATTCGCCGCCTCCAGCGTCGTTTGGATACAGACTTCCGGTTGATAGACCGCGTTGGGAAAGAAATTGATATTCAGATTGACCTTCAGTCCCAGCTCACTGGCCAGCTTGACGGCCTTGACCCGGCAGGTCTGATCGAAACGATAACGGTTGCTGTCGTTCACCTGATCCAGCACCCAGGGAGCCGGCTCGCCCTCCGAACCCCGGACCAGGGCCTCGTAAGAAACAACCCGACGCTGCGATACATCGACAATCGGTTGAAGGCAAAGCTGAATTTGAAGCCGAGACTTTCACCGCTGGCGCACTGGCCACAGGAGCGGGTTTGGGTTGTATCCGTCATGGCGCAGCGTATTGGCCACAGAACCGGTTGACTTTAGGCGGGCACCCCCGCGCCAAATCCCCGACCTGCTCACACCTGAACACTCACACAAAACAGTAGACAGGGATGCTTTACGAGCCAATAATATGCCGCTAACCCCTTGTGACTTCCCTGTCCGGTTACCTGTTGTTCCTGGCCGGTACTGTATTCGCAGCCCGGCCAAAGGCGACCCCGCTCGGACTGTATCGGATCAAACTATGCTGGCAGAGACCACATGAATCTTCAGTATTTATCCAACTTTGTCTCCACCGAATCGCGGATTGCCGAGCAGCTGAACAGTCATGGCTATGCGGTCACGGATCATTATCTATCGCCACGGGCGATCAATAAACTGCATGCTGAAATGAGAGAAGCCTGGCAAGGAGGCTGTTTTCGTCATGCCGGCGTGGGCCGGGGGGAGAACTGGGAACTGCAACCGGCGATTCGCAACGACAAGGTGCTATGGCTCGAACGGGCGACCTGTTCCCCTTCACAGGCGATCTATCTGTCGGCCCTGGAGAAGTTGCGCCTGCGGCTTAACCGGGATCTGTTACTCGGGCTGTTCAACTTTGAGGGACATATGGCGATCTATCCTCCCGGTACACGCTATCGGCGGCACAAAGATCAGTTTCGCGGTATGGGCACCCGGCGGGTCAGCTGTATCCTGTACCTGAACCCGGACTGGCGAATCAGTGACGGCGGCGCCCTGCGGCTCTATCTGGATAACGACAGTCCGGACAATTACCGCGATATCTACCCCTATGCCGGCCGCCTGGTCAGCTTTTTAAGCGAGCGTTTCTATCATGAAGTGCTGCCCGCCAGTCGCGAACGCTACAGCATCACCGGCTGGTATCGTCAACGGGACGACATGCTGGCAGGCTAAATAACTCTTCCAAGTTCATGCACACCTTATACTCTGGCTAATCTTGTAGGTCATGCTGGCGTTAGCCTGCGTGATATACCTGACGAGACGGAGAATGTCAGGTAGCGCGAAGCGCAACCTGACCTGCACCTGAACAATCAGGGGATGATAACCCACGGCAGGGTGGATTGGATGTTATCGGTAAATCACCTTCCGGATCGGTAAACATCATGTCGGAGCTCCATGGCGATATGCTGGCTCATATCGCCAGTTTATCCAGTGTCTCGCGCATTTGCGCCTCACTGACCGGCTGGACCAGAATCGCCGCCAGCTCGAACAGTTCAGCCAGCCTGTCCACATAGGGCCGTTCGGCTTTCTCCACCATCACGATTACCCGGGCCCGGGGCGCATACTTCAGCAGACTGTGTAAAAACACATCGAGGTTGCTGATATTGATCCCGGCGTAATTATTACCATAGCCATAGAAAAATTCGGCCGCCACCACATCCGGCGGCTGTTTGCGCAGCTGACTGATGGCCTTGCGCATGGAGCTCAGGCGAATCTCTTCCCACCCGCGCTCCTGGTAAAGTCCGGAAAAATCAGGGTGTCCCGCTGATTCAACAATGGAATAAACAACGTTTCGGCTCATACTGCCTATCTTACACACCCAAAACAGATTTGTCGGCCGACCAGGTCAAGACTACGAGTGAATCACAAGGGTGACTTCCCGCTACTTTCCGCCGCGCGAAACTGACAAGGCAACCTGGATTTCGCCCCCGGCAAGGGACCCGACATCCGCAGCTTCTCTTGCGACTTTAAACTGTGACAGGGCAGCGTAGCGGAATCAGCATTGCTCCCAGGGCAGACCGGCATAACGCCAGCCACCCAGGGTACTGCGATGATGTTGTTCATCCAGTTCGCCTTCAAACCCGTCACTGACGTTATAGACCTGCACAAACCCTTCACGCAAAAGCAACTCCCCGGCCTCGCGCGAGCGCCGCCCGCTGCGACAGATCAGCACGACCGGCACGGCCTGGCTACCCGAATCCAAATGCGGCAAGCCGCCCAGCATCAATTGACGCAACTCACGAATAAAATCGGGATTGATATTCCAGTCCGGTTCATCGATCCAGGGCACATTAATCGCCCCCGCCGGGTGTCCAATAAACAGAAACTCCATATGGGAACGGACATCCACCAGCAGCGCCCTGGGTTCATCCTGCAACAATTGCCAGGCTTGCTGCGGAGTCAGTTCTTCAACAGTCAAATCGGTCATCATTTTTTACCCGTTTCAGGCCGGTGATAAACCAAGCCTAGTCTATTGTGTCAAAAAAATCAGTTGGGCCGATTTCGTATTGCCGTTGCGGCAGGTTATGGCGTCAAACAGATCCGCCTGTCAGATTTAATAAAAAGTCACCACCACTTTATAGCCACATTATCAGCAACAATTCGGGTGCCGCGTCGCTCTTCGAGAATGGCCTGAGCCTCGGTCAGGCGACCAATACCGGCGAATGCGCCGCCAGCGCGAACGAAACGACAGGCGGCTTCCACCTTCGGCCCCATGGACCCTTCCTGGAGCCCCAGCTTCCGCAGACTGTCGCAACCGGCCAGGCGCACTGCTCGTGCAGCAGGCTGTTCCCAGTTGTCATACAACGCCTCGACGTTGGTCAGTAACAACAGGGCATCCAGTTGCAATTCGCTGGCCAGCAAGGCACTGGTGTAATCCTTGTCAATCACGGCGCTGATGCCCCGATACTGCCCCTGCTGTTCCAAAACCGGAATCCCCCCGCCGCCGGCGCAAATCACGCTGTACCCCTTGTTCATCAATTGACTGATCGCGGCACTTTCGATGACTCTTACCGGCTGAGGGGAGGCCACTACGCGGCGCCGGCCGCCGGCTACCTCGGCGAATTGCCAGCCCTGCTGACTGGCCAGCCGTTGTGCGCGCGACTCATCCAGCACCGGGCCGACCGGTTTGACAGGATGGCTGAACGCCGGGTCATCGGCATCCACCATTACCCGGGTCAATAAACTGAGACTGCGCTCGCTCTGGCGACAATTGTCCATGGCCTGCGCCAGACGATAACCGATCAGCCCTTCGCTCTGGGCATCGAGCAAATCCAGCGACATGTTGGCCTCGATCTCCTGCATGGCCAGCCAGCCCACCTGCGGTCCGTTGCCATGCGTGATGATCAGTGAATGTTCTTCCTCCAACGCGACCAGACTTGCGGCGACCGCCTCGATCTTTGCCTGATCGATCTGCCCGTCGCTTTCATTATCCGTACTGACCAGCGCGTTGCCGCCAATGGCCACCAGTAATTTCATGGTACAACCTGTTACATCATTGGTTTTATTCTGACAACACTACTGCTATGTTCCTTACAGGACAAGTATCACAGGAGATGTCAATGTCGGATAATGTTTACAAAATCATCGAACTGGTCGGCTCATCCAGCAAGAGCAGTGACGATGCCATACAAAATGCAATCACCAGGGCCGGCAACAGCCTGCATAACCTGGACTGGTTTGAAGTTGTGGAAACCCGGGGCCATATCGTGGAGGGTAAGATTGGGCATTATCAGGTCAAGCTGAAGGTGGGATTCAGACTGGATTAAACAGACAGGCGCGCAGTATTGTGCTGCGCGCCGGCTGTTTGCCTGCTCGAGGGGGTAATATCAGAGCAGGGTTATTTCTTGTTACGTGAGGACCACTGTGAAGGACCTTTGCCGCCACTGCGGGAATTGACATCATCGGCCAGTTCCTCGGCGTAACGGGTTACCTGGTTCAATGTACCCTGTCTTTGTCCAACCAGCATGGAGCCATTGCGCTCCAGCACATAGCGATACCAGTTATTACCGTCACAACCATCCGGCGCGGCGGTTTTCTCCACGGCCTTGACCAGATAACGGCCCGCCGACAGATCGACTGTATTCATTGTATCCATATGCTTCACCTCCGTGGTTCGCAGACCGTATTATCACGGCCTGATGAGCACCGGCGCCTAACGGCGACCGCGCCCCTTGCCTTTATTAAAACGTTTACGTTCTTCACTGACCCGCAGTGAATTGCCCTTGTAATCACGTCCATTCAGCCCGGCCATCGCGGCCCGGGCCTCGTGGCCTTCCATGTCCACCGTGGCGTGTCCGCGGCAATTGCCGCTGAACACATCCATGGCTATTTTAATCCCCCTGACGGTACCGAACTCGCCGAACAGCTGCTGTACATCGCCTTCCTGCGTGTCGGGGGTTAAATTGGTGACGAATAGGGTTTTCATAATCCCTCCCGCTCAGGTGTAACGATTCTGCGCCCTGCCGCTGGAACGACGTTTGTTACGGTTCGGCTGGGCCGGAGCACCCCGTTTGGCACCCATCGGCTGTTTGCCGCGCGGGCGTGCCTCATCGCGGATTTCGCGCACGCCACCGGCCGGTTCAAAACCGGTCATGGTCTTGCCCGGAATCTTGGTCTTGAGCAGGCGCTGGATAGAAGACACTCGTCCACGTTCATCGGAGCCGACCAGGGAGATAGCCGTCCCCGATTTGCCACCGCGACCAGTACGCCCGATGCGATGCAGGTAATCTTCCGGGTTATCGGGTAACTCGAAATTAATCACCAGCGGCAGATGATCGATATCCAGGCCCCGTGCCGCCACATCGGTGGCAATCAGCGCGGTCACCTTGTTATGTTTGAAATCACGCAGCGCCCGGGTGCGGGCATTCTGGGTCTTGTCGCCGTGAATCGCGGTGGCGGTCACGCCATCGGCCTGCAGTTGCTTGGCCAACCGATCCGCGCCGCGCTTGGTGCGGGTGAAAACCAGCAGCTGCTGCCAGTCACCGCCGTCGATCATATGCGAGAGCAGCTCGCGTTTGCGCGGGCTGTCCACCCAATAGAAGGACTGGTCGATATTCAGTGCGGCACTGTTGGCTTCGGCCACCTGGATATATTCCGGCTTATTGAGAAAACGGGCGGACATTTTCTTGATCGCATCGGAGAACGTGGCTGACAGTAACAGGGTCTGGCGTTCGGCCGGGATCAGCTTGAAAATCTGCTCGATTGCGGGCAAAAAGCCCATGTCCAGCATGCGATCGGCCTCATCGAGTACCACTGACTCCACGTGGGAGAGATCCACGGAACGACGATTGACCAGATCCAGCAAACGCCCGGGCGTGGCGATCAGCAGATCCACGCCCTCGTTCAACTGCTTGATCTGTTTACCGATGGGCATGCCACCGTAAACCACGGTACTGCGCAGCGGCAGATGCCGGCCGTAGGTCCGCACGCTATCGGCCACCTGCTGGGCCAGTTCACGGGTCGGGGCCACCATCAGCACACGGATGTGCCGGGAAGCCGGTTTCGCCGCGCTCAGGCGTTGCAACAGGGGCAGGGTAAAGGCCGCCGTTTTACCGGTACCTGTCTGGGCGCCGGCAAGAATGTCGTGGCCGGCCAGGATCGTCGGAATCGCACGGGTTTGAATATCGGTCGGAGCGCTATAGCCCTGATCCGCAATAGCAGACAACAGCTCGGCATTGAGACCGAGATTGGAAAAAGACATGGAATTCGCCTTATAAATTTAGAGATCTATGCCAAAAATCGAGCCTGGCAGAATAAAGAAGTGTGACAGGGTCGAGATTACGTATGCGGGGAATGGCCGAAGAGGTCATGCCACGGCGGGTTTGAGATCGGCGCCGCTTGCTTGTAGCGCCGAATCCTGATCCCGCCGGGTCGAAAATATCAAAAATCGGAGGGAAGTCAGACAAACTATACAAAATAGTGTACCACAGAATCCGCCACCACTGCCGGTTAAATCGAATATTTCTGCTTCTCGCAGTGGCACTTGCCGGAAAAGTGTCGTACATTCAAATGAGCTGCAGAGAACGCAGCGGTGTATTTTGGCGGTCCCAGAACACTCCCGAATAGTTCCGTCTGAATGACCTGCAGCCGACTCCGATTCCGTTTTTTGAAGGGTATTTGTAATGGCTACAGGTAAAGTAAAGTGGTTCAATGATCGCAAGGGCTATGGCTTCATCGCCCAGGATAACGGCGAAGGCGATGTCTTCGTTCATTTTCGGGCTATCCAGGGCAGCGGCTTCAAGAGCCTGGCCGAAGGTCAAAGTGTCAGCTTTGATGTTGAGGACGGTCCCAAAGGCCCCCAGGCAACCAATGTCGTACCCCAGTAAATCCGCCCGTCAATCCCGCCACATTCACTGACCCGACTGTCAGGTCACCCGCCCCGCCCCGGCGGGGTTTCGTCATTGGCGCTGTCCGCCGCCTTTGAAAGCCACCCCCTTTGTTGGCTATGCTTGAGACAGGTTTTCACGGAGTCACCCCGATGACCAAACAAGCTGTCGACGCCGATACCCTGCTCGATACCGCCATGCGTCTGGCCAATGAAAGCTCCTGGGAAAAACTCCACTTACATGAAGTGGCCAGGGAACTGGATATTCCCCTGCACGAGATCCAGCGCCACTTTGCCCAGAAAGATGATCTGGTCGAGGCCTGGTATGACCGCGCCGATCGGGCCATGTTAAAGGCGGCCCAGGCACCGGGTTACAGCGAACTGACCCTGCACGAACGCCTGCACCTGTTGATCATGCGCTGGCTGGATACCCTGGCCGAATACAAGACCGTCTCCCGCGACATGTTGCTGTATAAACTGGAACCCGGGCATGTGCATCTGCAACTGCAGGGACTGTTGCGCGTCAGCCGCACCGTGCAGTGGATTCGCGAGGCCGCCCTGCAGGACAGCACCCACCTGCGGCGGATTATCGAGGAGATCGGCCTGACCGGGCTCTATTTGCAAACCTTCCTCTACTGGATGGGCGACAGCTCCGCCGGACAGAGCAAGACCCGCCGCGTTTTGCACCGGCGTCTGGGACTGGTCGATCGCTGCGAAAAAGGCATGGCCCGGGTTCAATCCTGGCTGCCCGGCTTTGGCCGGCGTCAGGCCCGGCAAACCGCCGCTCATGATACCGCGCAACCGGACACCGGAAACCGGTGACCTGGCAAGCCCGGCGTAACGTACCCCCGGACCCGGGTTCGACATGTGGCGCACCATGAGCACGTGGCTGCTGGCCCTGGCCGGCGGCTATCTGCTGCTGGTGGTCGTGGTCTATTTCTACCAGCCACACCTGTTGTTTTTACCCGGGCTGCCCTCGCGCGAGCTGGCGCGCACGCCGGCGGACATCGATCTGGCCTACGAGACAGTTCAGCTGCAAACCGATGATGGCGTACGTCTGCACGGCTGGTGGGTGGGCCATCCCCAACCGCGCGGGACGATCCTGTTTTTTCACGGCAATGCCGGCAATATCAGTCACCGGCTGCAGACGCTGCGCCTGTTCCACGAGCTGGGCTACCGCAGCCTGATCATCGATTATCGCGGTTACGGGCAAAGCGGGGGCAAACCCTCGGAGGCGGGCCTGTATGCCGACGCCGAAGCAGCCTGGCACTATCTGCGCCAGGACCGCCAGTTATCGTCCGGGGAGATTGTCCTCAGCGGCCGCTCGCTGGGTGCCGCCGTGGCGTTGTATCTGGCCGAACAACACCGCCCTCGCGCCCTGATAATGGAATCGGCCTTTACCTCCATCCCCGACATGGCTGCCGTGCATTACGGCTGGTTACCGGTGCGCTGGTTAAGTCGCTATCAATTTGATAACCGCCAGCGCATCGTCAGTCTGGACTGCCCGGTGCTGTTCGTACACGCCACGGAGGATGCGATCGCCCCGTATGAACAGGGCCGAGAACTGTATCAGCTCGCCTCGCAACCCAAACAGTGGCTGGCCCTCAATGGCGGCCACAACGATGCCCAGCTGAACGATTATCAGACCTACACCCGCGGACTGCAGGCGTTTCTGGCCCGCCACTGAACCCGAAAGACCGAATCACACTCGGGTGATTAACCCGAACCGGGGCGCACTTTTTTGGCGCTCGATGGTCTACAGTGTTACGTACGCGTTAATAATCTCTCACTCACAATCAATAAAGCGACGAGGAGCTCTTCCATGAAACTGAACATCAAACCCCTGTTTGCCACCCTGCTGGGGCTGTCCCTGCTCAGCCCGGCCGCCGTACAGGCCGAAAAGATGACCATCGATATCAAGCGCCTGAAGATGCACACCGCGCTGAAGATCGCCGAGGCGGCCATCGAACAGTGCCGCAAGGAAGGGGTGCAGATCGCCGTCACCGTGGTGGATCGCGGCGGCCACATCCAGGCCGTGCTGCGCGATGATCTGGCCATGGACATCACCATTCCCATCAGCAAGCAAAAAGCGCACACGGCGATGGCCTTCAACAGCCCGCTGTCCCAGATGGAAGGCCGCTTCGAAGGCGCTTATTCGGTGCCCAAGATTGATGGCCTGGTGATCAGTGCCGGCGGGATCCCGATCAACGTCGGCGGCAGCATCATGGGCGGTATCGGCGTCAGCGGCGCCCCTTCCGGCGAGATCGATGAAAAATGTGCCAAAGCCGGCCTGGCTGCCGTTGAAATGGATCTGCAAATGGAAGGCATGTAAATCCCCGACGCGCCGGCGGAGTGATGCCGTGGCGTCTCACTCCGTCGGGCGTTTTCCCCTGCCTGCCTCGTTCGACATCGGCAGGGAAAGCTCGATACACAAACCACCCCCTTCACGATTACTCGCCTCCACAATACCGCCGTGAGCCATCACCGCCCGTTTGGCGATAGCCAGCCCCAGTCCATACCCCTCACGAGCGCCGGTGGCGTCACCGTCGGCCCGCACGAAGGGTTCGAAAATCTGCTCCAGCGCCGCCGGTGACACGCCCGGCCCCTGATCGCAGACCTGAATCACAAACCGCCCCGTCCGGGTTGCGGCATTGACGGCAACGTCGGTTTGCGGCGCGGTATAACGCACGGCATTGCGAATGACATTTTCAAACGCCCGGCGCAACAGCTCCGGCTTGCCCTGGATCTGCGCTTCACCTGCCAGTGACAGGCTAACCCCGCGTCCGGCCGCCTCCGCCTCGAAGCGGGCATCCTCCACCACCTCCTCAAGCAATGCGGGCAGATCCAGC
Above is a genomic segment from Thiohalophilus sp. containing:
- a CDS encoding carbamate kinase (reversible synthesis of carbamate and ATP from carbamoyl phosphate and ADP) translates to MKLLVAIGGNALVSTDNESDGQIDQAKIEAVAASLVALEEEHSLIITHGNGPQVGWLAMQEIEANMSLDLLDAQSEGLIGYRLAQAMDNCRQSERSLSLLTRVMVDADDPAFSHPVKPVGPVLDESRAQRLASQQGWQFAEVAGGRRRVVASPQPVRVIESAAISQLMNKGYSVICAGGGGIPVLEQQGQYRGISAVIDKDYTSALLASELQLDALLLLTNVEALYDNWEQPAARAVRLAGCDSLRKLGLQEGSMGPKVEAACRFVRAGGAFAGIGRLTEAQAILEERRGTRIVADNVAIKWW
- a CDS encoding dodecin — encoded protein: MSDNVYKIIELVGSSSKSSDDAIQNAITRAGNSLHNLDWFEVVETRGHIVEGKIGHYQVKLKVGFRLD
- a CDS encoding RNA-binding protein; this encodes MKTLFVTNLTPDTQEGDVQQLFGEFGTVRGIKIAMDVFSGNCRGHATVDMEGHEARAAMAGLNGRDYKGNSLRVSEERKRFNKGKGRGRR
- a CDS encoding DEAD/DEAH box helicase, whose product is MSFSNLGLNAELLSAIADQGYSAPTDIQTRAIPTILAGHDILAGAQTGTGKTAAFTLPLLQRLSAAKPASRHIRVLMVAPTRELAQQVADSVRTYGRHLPLRSTVVYGGMPIGKQIKQLNEGVDLLIATPGRLLDLVNRRSVDLSHVESVVLDEADRMLDMGFLPAIEQIFKLIPAERQTLLLSATFSDAIKKMSARFLNKPEYIQVAEANSAALNIDQSFYWVDSPRKRELLSHMIDGGDWQQLLVFTRTKRGADRLAKQLQADGVTATAIHGDKTQNARTRALRDFKHNKVTALIATDVAARGLDIDHLPLVINFELPDNPEDYLHRIGRTGRGGKSGTAISLVGSDERGRVSSIQRLLKTKIPGKTMTGFEPAGGVREIRDEARPRGKQPMGAKRGAPAQPNRNKRRSSGRAQNRYT
- a CDS encoding cold-shock protein gives rise to the protein MATGKVKWFNDRKGYGFIAQDNGEGDVFVHFRAIQGSGFKSLAEGQSVSFDVEDGPKGPQATNVVPQ
- a CDS encoding alpha/beta hydrolase — encoded protein: MSTWLLALAGGYLLLVVVVYFYQPHLLFLPGLPSRELARTPADIDLAYETVQLQTDDGVRLHGWWVGHPQPRGTILFFHGNAGNISHRLQTLRLFHELGYRSLIIDYRGYGQSGGKPSEAGLYADAEAAWHYLRQDRQLSSGEIVLSGRSLGAAVALYLAEQHRPRALIMESAFTSIPDMAAVHYGWLPVRWLSRYQFDNRQRIVSLDCPVLFVHATEDAIAPYEQGRELYQLASQPKQWLALNGGHNDAQLNDYQTYTRGLQAFLARH
- a CDS encoding heme-binding protein, translated to MKLNIKPLFATLLGLSLLSPAAVQAEKMTIDIKRLKMHTALKIAEAAIEQCRKEGVQIAVTVVDRGGHIQAVLRDDLAMDITIPISKQKAHTAMAFNSPLSQMEGRFEGAYSVPKIDGLVISAGGIPINVGGSIMGGIGVSGAPSGEIDEKCAKAGLAAVEMDLQMEGM